From the genome of Pleuronectes platessa chromosome 12, fPlePla1.1, whole genome shotgun sequence:
agaaaaactctcaggaggtgttggagatgtagtttgtatgatgggaatttctATTTTCCCAAAttgaaggcccaaaagggcagaattaacaatgaaaatattaaataaaacaagagcGAAAAATAATTACTTTGTAATAAGAACAAATAATTTgccataatagccaaaacaattaattgtaATAACAGTCAACTATACCACGTTcactggttgagaaacaatttcttagaaGAGCTCTAAgccatttgtgacatattctgcattactttgtcatcttccctcttcagttgtagcccccatagtttgttgattgttattgatcacagTTACTTTAatgttctctcaacatgtcagctacatgtctgtaaatttaagtcatgaacgttatattttgatgtacatatggttctgagatgaagtacaactacaaactgcattttaattttgttttcaattcctaagcacttaaaatcaaccgtttttgttgttttttacacagatttttctagatttgttggAGGTTTTTAAGTAGATATATCTAGATTTggttttgaggtttttaaataaaaccaacatggaaaaccaaatgttaaaacttccttctatccacatgcacgcacgcacgcacacacacgtaggcacgcgcgagcgtaggcacatcagtgggccgtggattactttctagtcagaatggtggtccctgggacaaaaaaaagttgaaaacccctgctctaaagGTTAAACCACAGCTCTCATGTTCAGCCCGGGATCTCTTTGATTACAAGATAGTAAAATGAACAGTGAATGAACAGTAGGTCTTATCAAataagtgataataataataatgattatgatgatgataataaactttattttgtaaagcacCTTTCATAAAAGACTTCCAtacaagaaatgcagctcaaagtgctttaaatacaatatagattgaaaataaaaacttgttgATAAAATGTTGGTAATGGTAATTCATATAAGGGAATtgattttaaataacacaagaaCACGTAaaattgacatttaaaagaaataagatTGAATTgaaaaaatgcttaaaaacagAATGTCCTAACATggcaatgtgtttttaaatctggaaaacatttttcattgctgtttaaGGTAAAGTTGAAATTCCAATAAAATACTTGAGGGCTCTGTTTGCCTAagggaacattttatttgttgtagTTGTTATAGGTTCAGCAtaatgtgagtgagtgaaaatGTATCTTGGTTTTGTTGCGTGGTGGTGTCGACACAAAATAAGTGATGGCAAGGCAAAAAGCACATTTTGTTACAAAAGAGAACAATTGGGAGATAAACATGGCAGATATTAGATGTTCTTCATATTCAATATTGGTTCCTGATTTGTCCCACTTGTCACGAATcagtgatgtgattgtgtcGAACACAGAATAAATTCAGCGATGCTTTGTTGAGATGCTTCTTGGTTTCAAATGGTTCCATGGTCTCTCCAGCTCTAACGTTGGACAGACGCGGCTTCCGTAGCAGTGTGAGTAGTCGGGCGGTGACGCAGACGCGCTGAACGGGCAGAACATTTCTACTGTCAAGATGGCGACATCGGAGCCGGTAAGAGAGACAAGAGCGCGGGGGGAGAAAAGCCCCGAGCAGCGTGCAGGGAGGGATGGAGCCGGTCTCCACCGGGTCTGCTGTTCCCAAGAATCGCCTCCGTGGAGCCGCAGATTCCTGGTGGAGACGCCGGGCTCCTGGTGACTGATGCGCCGGTTTGGCGTGGATCACAGTTAGCGTTAGCATGCACGGCAATGTGATGCGCGAGTCTGTGTCGGCAGGGAGGGACTGACCGGCAGCACGTCGGTCATCCAAACTGCCTGTGATGCTTTTAACCGCTTCGATGCGAGTCGGTAACACGTCGGTCGCTCAGTAAACCGTCAGTGAGTGTAAATGCTCCCAATGCGACTTTATTAATGGTGTTTTTTCACAATCCGGACACGTGTGTATCTCGCTGGGAGCTAGCATAGCTCAGCCCGGCTGAATAAACTAATGCTAGCAGGCGTTAACTCATTAGTCTGAGGCTAGCTTCGATTTCACTTAGCCCTTTTGTCCCTTCTTCTGTGGTATACGAAGCTTAAGCTAACTGCTAGCATTCTGTGACCTGCTTCACGCTTTAGCATCAACGTTGTGCTGCCACAAATCGATAGTGTTTCACGATGTTTAACAGTGTGTCATCGTCACATAGATCTGTGATGTGGCTGCAGCACTGATGCAGCTCCCCGACTTGTCAACGTGACCTGAAGACACCGCACAGGACCTCATCTGCACTGTGATAGTAATAGAGCAGGAGAATAAACGGCGATAACTGATAAAAGGCGATAACTGATACTAAACATATTCGTGTACGTAATTAACAAAGGGACAATTGAAATCATGATCTTTGCCTCTGCACATGTGTATTTTTTGCAAGCTAAATTATTATGTATTGTATAACATAAAAGGGGATGCCATATTTATGGATATAGAAAATGATTATTAGTCGTAGCCCTGTAAATGTAACCATCCACGGTCAAATCATGACACTGATAAATGTTCATATGTCTCCCATCATCTCCTCTTTGCTAAAAGCTGGTCCCCTTCTCATGATCAGCACACAAAGTACATAGATGAGACTTGAAGTATTTTTTCTATATATACATCTAATATGTTATacgctgtgtttctctctctacaGAAAGCACCTGAAACTGAAGATCAACCGACTGAAAGCCAAGTCGTTGCAGATCCCGAGCAGTACGTCAAACACCCTCTGCAAAACAAGTGAgaatatacaaaaacacacacagctgctgggtTTGACAGGATATTGCAACTGAAAGGTTTTGCTGCCAACATCTGCTGCAGTGTTCTCATATTAGTGAAGTTTAAGACTGCAGCACAAAGACAGATCCTTTATAACACTTGCTCAACTAAACACCAATGcatcacagaaataatgactcaaACTAGAATCGCACACTGAAGAGCATTTActtccgccaaggcccaacagttcctcTATGAAACCGCATTTGAATTCACTAGATTGAGTTTTATGTgacacatacatttttatttcatcaagatccatgaatgattctctgagaaatcactggaaatgatgaaaacattttaagtcTCTGGATCTCCAACAAAATTtcatgggttcttccctgatccgTACCACATCATTCCACTTAGTGTCGTGGTAAACTGTCCTCTAGTTTTTATGTCATCTTGCTGACTAACAATTAAACGGACTGGGTTGGGGGGGGTTATAACAGGAAGGAAGAAACAATGAACCGAACACAACATGGAGGAAAGTCTAAAGTCTAAAACAAGCTATGCTATGATAAAAACCAAATagctctatttaaaaaaaaaacatgtaaaatgaCTTGACTTCAAAGAGAAGAGATCTTTGTCTTGTCTGTGGGAAGGTCCTCACTTTTTTCTCTCAGGCTTTGACCCAATTCAGACGTCctgtattaatattgaaagtTGTAAAGTTTGTCACTGCCATGTAGTTTTAACTTAAGTGCTTCAAATGATTCTGTGCAGTGTCTGTGTAGAGGATGATGCTATGACAACAAAGTCAGATAGCTTCTCTTTAGTTACTCTTGTGTGTTACCTGAAACGTGCTCTatattagtttattttttaacaatcGTATCGAGTGAAAATATGTAATATTGCCATAAAAATGAGAAGAGTCAAAAATGTGTTGTTCACCATGTTCTTTTAGAAACACTATCATATAGTTCTGTGGTGGCGACGACCTATTCAGGAGCATTGTTCAGTTGGTTTTACGAAATGCTGAAAAGTCCCTTTCTAGGCCATTCTGCTTATTCAGCCCAGCTTCACAGGTCAAGGTGGtcccctcctctgctgctctcatcTGGCCCACGTTATCCTCACATTGTGCTTGTATGGGCCCAGGGTTTATTGAGAAATGTTGTGGTAGTGATGCCCTTAATGGTGGATGACTCAGTTGGAGGGATGATGTCGCTTCTGTCTTGCTTCATTGACTATTTAACCACAaggaaaatattaatttaaaacatgTGTTGTAATGTTTGACGCTCCGGCAGTTTGCAGGAAGAGACATGTTCTTTAGTCAGAAAGCAACAAGCAGCAGTTTTCAGTCTGAAGTCAAAGCATCACTGCTTCTGTGTTGATACATGTTTACATGTCGCCttaatttcacaacacaagCCCACAAGTAGCTGAAGTAGCTACACCTGTGTTTACTTATCCACTTCCCCGCCCACGCCTGAATATAACCATTAAACTGGATCAGGGTTTGAAACTGTTCTGTCATTTCTTCTAGTCTGGCAGTATTGAGTAACTTGTGAGGAGCAGGGCTCACCCTAAATCCTTCGCTGACTCTTATCTGCTGACCGCCATGTTTGTTGACATACGAGTCATGTATACACCCTGCATGCTCAGCCGGGGTCACCAGAGGAGAGCCAGCTCATATCTCCACCTACGTTGTGGAATTATGTCAGTGGAGCAGTCTATTTTTATCCTCTGTTTGGTTGAGTTTATTAATATCTGTGTTTATGACATGAGGGTCCGGCTGATGGTTGGTTACTGCTGGGTGATGGCGGGGGGGCTCATGGGGCCACAGGGTTTAGCTGTTGTCCTCTCATTGCCCTCGTCCGTCCCCTGCTAGCCCCTTCCTGGGAATAGATGAAAGAATTATAAACAAAGGCTGCGTTTGTGGTGCGTCCGATGGCCACCATTCACTGTTCTGTTGCACTGATAATGTTTTGTGACGAGCTGTAGTGTTTTGCTGTGTATCTGTCATCAGgacatttcattcattcacatctcattctactgaaacttcctgtttcttcatttttttttctcgctTTCCAATATACTCGCATGGTTTCCGACAAGTAAAGAAATCTCTATCCTTCTGTTCTCGAGTCATTTCTCTACAATCCTGTGAATACTGAccgtgttgtggttgttgtcctcctctctctctcagatgggCGCTGTGGTATTTCAAAAACGACAAGAGCAAAAGCTGGACAGAGAACCTGCGTCTCATTTCCAAATTTGACACAGTGGAAGACTTCTGGGCGTAAGTTTGCTCTAATTATCCTGCAATGGTTATCTCACTTTATAGAGGTTATAAGTGTTTGCCAATTATAAAAGTAGTTGTGTATATCTTACACATGACAAAGCCACATGTAAAGTTACTTTAAAATGATGTGGGGACAGCATGAGTTTGCAATATCTTTGTTTATGCATCTCATTTACCTCTGTCATCTGCACTTCATTAATTGCATGTTCATCTGCAGTATATCGTATTGCTAAAGCTCTGCAGCCACGTAAATTAGAGGTATATAAATTATATGACGCATTAAAGAGTGTACGAAAATATAAACTGGGCAACTTTAGAAGTGACTGACACCTTCTCAcacatgaaatgtaaaatgttggAGATTTCTCAGATTTAAGTGATTCACTGTGTCTTTTAATGTGATGTCAGATGAAGCTAAAGTCatgttttattctgtgttttctaTAGATTATACAACCACATACAGCAACCTAGCAAACTTGGCTTTGGTTGTGATTATTGCTTATTTAAGGTAAGAGTTAtcggtttttgtttgttttttataaaatctGCCTTTATTAAGAAAGTAGAGTTGACAAGAAACCATTTTCTgctcaacttgttttttaaagagataTTTAATAACCGTCTGACTTTGTGTGGTAGGATGGGATTAAGCCAATGTGGGAGGACGACAGGAACAAACTGGGAGGTCGATGGCTGATGACTCTCAATAAACAACAGCGACACAATGACCTGGACCGCTACTGGATGGAGACGGTAAAACCACTGTTTTCATTGAGCAGCTAAACAAACCAACATTGTCCTATGAATCCcggccccccaaaaaaagataCTTAATGAgtcacattttgtgttttccagctcttGTGTTTTGTCGGTGAGTCGTTCGATGAGGCAAGTGAAGACGTGTGCGGTGCTGTGGTCAACGTCAGACCCAAAGGTGACAAGATAGCCATCTGGACGAGCAACTGCCAAAACAGGGATGCCATCATGACGATAGGGTAGGTAGTGACGTCACCCTGTTCACAGGAGATAATACACAGAGTGCTGACTGCAGCTGACCACTAGATGGTGACTCCAATTCACGCAGCATTTAACTCCCATCTTTCTTCCACAGGCAAGTTTATAAAGAGCGCCTGAGCATTCCCAACAAAGCCATGATCGGCTACCAGTCACATGACGACACGTCCAGCAAGAGCGGATCCACCACCAAGAACCTGTACACCGTTTGAAACCACCCCCCCGAAACAACCCCCTTCCAACTTGCTGTAGATTTAATCAATTACCAATCCGCATCATCACATTAATAATTTTTTGAGTTGTCAACTACTGTAGTGTCCTTTTCCTTTTACTGAGAAGAGAAGTGTTCATAGTGTGTACAGTTGGAGCTTCCCCCATCACCAGAGATCCGTGGAGCAGTTT
Proteins encoded in this window:
- the eif4e1c gene encoding eukaryotic translation initiation factor 4E family member 1c, yielding MATSEPKAPETEDQPTESQVVADPEQYVKHPLQNKWALWYFKNDKSKSWTENLRLISKFDTVEDFWALYNHIQQPSKLGFGCDYCLFKDGIKPMWEDDRNKLGGRWLMTLNKQQRHNDLDRYWMETLLCFVGESFDEASEDVCGAVVNVRPKGDKIAIWTSNCQNRDAIMTIGQVYKERLSIPNKAMIGYQSHDDTSSKSGSTTKNLYTV